The genomic stretch GCTCGACGACGCTCCGTGCCCTGGTCGCCGGCGTCTCGCTCTTCTGGCTCTTCCCGTACGTGATGCTTCAGCAGGTCGGCGGCGGGCAGGCGCTCGTCGGCCTCACCGACGGTGCCGTCCCCTACTGGGCCGGCGCGGCGCTCATCACGGTGTTCATGATACTCTACGTGGTCGTCGCCGGCCTCCGAGGCGTCGCGTGGACCGACACCCTCCAGGGCGTGTTCATGCTCGGCGTCGTCTGGGTCGCTGCGGCGTGGGTCGTCACCGGTGCTGGCGGCCTCTCGGCCGTCGGAGCGCAACTGGCGACCGAGAAGCCCGACTTCGTCGCGCTGGGCGGGGGACTGTACTCCGTCCAGTGGATGATCGCGAGCGCCGTCACCATCGCGTTCGGCGTCACGATGTTCCCGCAGATCAACCAGCGGTTCTTCGTCGCAAGGGACGACCGCGTGCTGAAGCGCTCGTTCGCGCTGTGGCCCGTGCTCGTTCTTCTCCTCTTCGTCCCCGCCTTCCTGCTCGGGTCGTGGGCTGCCGGCCTCGGGGTCGCGGTGCCGGAGGGTGGGAACGTCATCCCGGCCCTCCTGAACGAGTACACGCCCGCGTGGTTCGCCGCGCTCGTCATCGCCGGGGCGATGGCCGCGATGATGTCCTCGTCGGATTCGATGCTCCTCTCGGGGTCGTCGTACCTGACCCGGGACCTCTACCGCCCACTTTTGAACCCCGACGCCTCGGAGACGAAGGAGGGGTGGGTGGCCCGACTCGGCGTCGTCGCCTTCGCCGTACTCTCGTTCGT from Salinigranum halophilum encodes the following:
- a CDS encoding sodium:solute symporter family protein; amino-acid sequence: MADLGLSLGIVGAYLVLALGIGLLAYRLTSNEAEDYYLASRSMGTVVLLFTTFATLLSAFTFFGGPNLAYGAGPEWILVMGLMDGILFAILWYVVGYKQWLVGRTFGYVTLGEMLGDRFGSTTLRALVAGVSLFWLFPYVMLQQVGGGQALVGLTDGAVPYWAGAALITVFMILYVVVAGLRGVAWTDTLQGVFMLGVVWVAAAWVVTGAGGLSAVGAQLATEKPDFVALGGGLYSVQWMIASAVTIAFGVTMFPQINQRFFVARDDRVLKRSFALWPVLVLLLFVPAFLLGSWAAGLGVAVPEGGNVIPALLNEYTPAWFAALVIAGAMAAMMSSSDSMLLSGSSYLTRDLYRPLLNPDASETKEGWVARLGVVAFAVLSFVASLFVAGGAGGGGFDLLVSIGDTAFGGYAQLALPVMVALYWARTTRLGMIAGILGSQAFYLAHVFGSLPATYLGWDYALYGMALSLVLTVGVSLVTTAAPEEKAARFTDSDALQAD